Sequence from the Microbacterium sp. AZCO genome:
GCGCGCCGAGGGCGTCGAGTTCGACAGCGAGAACGACTCCGAGGTCGCCGCCCGCTTCATCGCCTGGCGCATGAGCCACGGCGACGACCTCACCACGGCGCTCCAGGCCCTGCAGGGGGTCTTCGACGGCTTCTACACGCTCGTCGTCACGACCTCCGACAGCATGGCGGTCGTCCGCGACCCCATCGCGTGCAAGCCGGCGATCATCGCCGAGACCGACGACTGGATCGCCATGGCGTCGGAGTACCGCGCGCTCGCCGGCCTCCCCGGCATCGAGGATGCCCGCATCTTCGAGCCCTCACCCGGCGTCGTCTACACCTGGGCCCTCGCGCCCGTCCTGGAAGGAGCAGCCCGATGACCCTCATCGCCCCCGCCGAACCCGCCACGACCGTCGACCTGGCCGGCTCGAGCGTACGCGAGCTCAACCAGCTCCTGCATGACGCCCCCGACGGCTCGTCCTGGGTCGTGAAGTCCCCCGTAGGAAGCCACAACATCGCCGTCGGCATCACTGCCGACATCGATGTCGCCGTCGAGGGCGATGTCGGCTACTACTTCGCGGGGATGCATCAGACCGGGAGGGCGACCGTGCGCGGCAGCGCGGGCGTCGGGCTCGCCGAGAACATCATGTCGGGCGTCGTCCATGTGACCGGGGATGCCTCGCAGTCGACCGCCGCCACCGGGCACGGCGGCCTGGTGATCGTCGACGGCAACACCGGCGCGCGCTGCGGAATCTCGATGAAGGGCGTCGACATCGTCGTCGGAGGGAGCATCGGCCACGCGTCGGCGTTCATGGCGCAAGCCGGTCGCCTCGTCGTCTGCGGCGACGCCGGCGAGGCCCTCGGCGACTCCATCTACGAGGCGCGCATCTACGTGCGCGGCGAGGTCGCCTCGCTCGGCGCCGACTGCGTCGAGAAGGAGATGCGCCCCGAGCACCTCGCCGAGCTCGCCGACCTGCTCGACCGCGCGGGACGCCCGGAAGACCCAGCCGACTTCCGCCGCTACGGCTCGGCGCGCAACCTGTACCACTTCAAGGTCGACAACGCCGGCGCGTACTGACCCACTCCCACCACCAGGAGCATGAAATGACCACCGACCTCGCTGCCCAGGGCCTGCGCGAATCGGCGACGTTCGACCGCGCGACCATCAACGACATCCAGCGCGCCGCCGCGACCGGCATCTACGACATCCGCGGCTGGGGCGCCAAGCGCCCCCTCCCCCACTTCGACGATCTGCTCTTCCTCGGCGCGAGCATGTCGCGGTACCCGCTCGAGGGCTACCGCGAGAAGTGCGCGACCGACGTGATGCTCGGCGCACGCAACGCGCTCGAGCCGATCCACCTCGACATCCCCGTGACGATCGCGGGCATGAGCTTCGGCGCCCTCTCCGCGAACGCGAAGGAGGCCCTCGGCCGGGGCGCGAGCGAAGCCGGGACCTCGACGACCACCGGCGACGGCGGCATGACACCCGAGGAGCGCGGCCAGTCCAAGACACTCGTCTACCAGTACCTCCCGTCGCGGTACGGCATGAACCCC
This genomic interval carries:
- a CDS encoding protein glxC, with the translated sequence MTLIAPAEPATTVDLAGSSVRELNQLLHDAPDGSSWVVKSPVGSHNIAVGITADIDVAVEGDVGYYFAGMHQTGRATVRGSAGVGLAENIMSGVVHVTGDASQSTAATGHGGLVIVDGNTGARCGISMKGVDIVVGGSIGHASAFMAQAGRLVVCGDAGEALGDSIYEARIYVRGEVASLGADCVEKEMRPEHLAELADLLDRAGRPEDPADFRRYGSARNLYHFKVDNAGAY